The Poseidonibacter lekithochrous region ATGCAGGATTATTATCAGCATTTAAAAAAGCTCCATTAAGTGCTCCTGGAGCAATTTTTGATACTTTAAAATTAATGCTAAAAGGTGAATCACCTGCTAGTGTTCATCCTACTTTTGATTTACATTTATTTAAATGGCTTTTAAAATTTGCTGCTAGTACAACAGAAGCTAGACTAAAAAGAACTTTAGCCTTATTTGAAAGATATGGACGAATTAGTTTAGATATGTATGAAACAATGGTAAAAGAAGATGGAATGGATTTCCATTTTTGTAAAGATGGTTTACTAATGATTTATACAGAACAAAAAACTTTTGATGAAAAAGCGGCACATTGTACAAATCCTGAGGCTTACGAAATACTTTCTAAAGATAGAACAAAAGAGTATATGCCTATTTTAAATGATAAAGTTATAGGTTCAATTCTTTTAAAAGAGAATGGTCATGTAGATCCAGGTGAATTTATGCTTGAACTAAAAAGATACCTAGAAGAAAAAGGTGTTGAGTTCTTATTAAATGAAGAAGTAGAGAGATTAGAATTTGAAGGTTCAAAAGTAAGTAAAATAAGAACATCAAAAGGTGTTTATGAAGCTGAAACTTTTGTATTATCTACTGGTGCTGATGATACACTAGCAAGGCAAGCAAAAAATAGATTCCTAATGACTCCTGCTAAAGGATACAGTATTACATTTAAAATGGATGATGCTTTAAAACCAAAAACATCTTCATTATTTGCCGATTTATTTATTGCAATGACACCAAGAAGAGATACAGTTCGAATGACTTCTAAACTTGAGTTAGGAACTACTAATCCTGATGTTGTAAAAAAACAAATAGATAGTATTCACAAAAACTTATCTTTATATACAAATGATTTTGTAAAAGAAGATATGGTTGAATGGTCTGGATTTAGGCCTCTTACTCCAAATGACATACCAATTATTGGATATGACGAAAACTACAATAATCTAGTTCATGCTACAGGGCTTGGATGGTTAGGGATTACTTTTGCACCTGCAATTGGAAAAATCGTTAACGACGTTATTACTATAGACAAAAAGAATAATACAAACGCTGACATTTTATTATTCTCATCATTTTATCAAGGCTAATCATTAAATGAAGAGTTAATCTCTTCATTTAACATTTTTTTATTGGTTTACTTATTATATTAATTGATGAATTAATATTGTAATTAAACATTGGTTTAGTTAGCTACGTAATTTAAAAATTATAATATAAAATGAGATTAAATTATATTATAAAAAAGGGGAGAAACTTATGAATAAATTTAGAAGTATGCTTTTTTACATGGTAATGTTATGTGTACCAAGTATTAGTTTTGCTGAAGAAGTTGTAGGTATTGATCAAAAAATTGATCAATTTTTCACTACTTACTTTGGTTGGTTTGCAAGTGCAATTTTCTATGGTGCTAAAGTTGAAGATGGGGTAACATTTCCATTAATTGTTGGTTGGTTATTTGTAGCTGCAATAATCTTTACTTTCTATTTTGGTTTTATTCAATTTAGAAAATTTAGATTATCTTTAGACATTGTAACTGGGAAATATTCAGATCCTAAAGATAAAGTGCCAGGGGAAGTTTCACACTTTAGAGCACTTACAACTGCTTTATCAGGAACTGTTGGTCTTGGTAATATTGCAGGTGTTGGGGTTGCTATTGCAATTGGTGGTCCTGGGGCTACATTTTGGATGATTGTTTGTGGTTTATTCGGAATGGCTTCTAAATTTACAGAGTGTACTCTAGGTGTAAAATATAGAAATGAGAATCCAGATGGTACAGTTTCTGGTGGTCCAATGTATTATCTATCAAAAGCGTTTAAAGAAAAAGGTCATGCAAGAATTGGTAAATTCTTAGCAGTTGGATTTGCAATTATGACAATATTCTCGACATTTGGTGCAGGGAATATGTTCCAAGGGAATCAAGCAAATGCAATGATTGTTCAAACATTTGGAATTGCTCCTGGTTATGGTTGGGTTACAGGTATTATTTTAGCAATACTAGTAGCATCTGTTATTATTGGTGGTATGCCATCAATTGGTTCAGTTACATCAAAATTAGTTCCATTTATGGCGGCTTTATATATTGGTATGGCACTTATTGTATTAATTTCTCATTATGATCAAATTGGGGGTGCAATAGAACAAATCTTTGTTGGAGCATTTACTGGTGCTGGAGTTGCTGGTGGATTTATTGGTGCGCTAATACAAGGTCTAAAAAGAGCAACATTCTCAAATGAAGCTGGTGTTGGTACATCAGCAATTGCTCATGCTGCGGTAAAAACAAAAGAACCAGTTACAGAAGGTTTAGTTTCATTACTTGAACCATTTATTGATACGGTTATTATTTGTACAATGACAGCTTTAGTTATTACAATTTCAGGAATGAATACTGGAGAGTTAAGTGGTGTTAATTTAACATCTGCTGCATTTACTGAAACATCATTTATTTTTGAATATATCTTAGCCATTACAGTAGTTATGTTTGCATTCTCAACAATGGTTTCGTACTCATACTATGGTTTAAAAGCTTGGACTTACCTTTTTGGTGAAAGCAAAACTAATGAAATTGTTTATAAAACTATATTTTGTTTATTTGTAATTGTTGGAACAAGTATCAGTTTTGGTGCTGTTATCGACTTCTCAGATGCTGCAATGTTTGCAATGTCTATCTTTAATATCATTGGATTATATTACTTAATGCCAATTGTAAAAGAAGAATTAAACTCTTTCCTTGCAAGAGTAGATTCTGGTGAAATAAAAAAATATAAATAATATTTAAGAGAGAATTATAAGGAAGTTTTACTTCCTTATAGTGATTATATTTTTATAGAGGTATTAGGAGTATTGTGCTACTTTTTTAATATCTCTATAAAAATATAAAGTAATAACTTAGCATTAAAAATAGGAGAGGGATAAGTGAAATTATCAAGACCAGTTTGGGCAGAAATCAATTTAGACAATTTAGCTCATAATATGAGAGAAACAAGACGAGTTGTTAATGATAATACTAAAATAACTGCAGTAATAAAAGCTGACGGTTATGGCCATGGTGCGGTTTGTATTGCACAAACTTTACTTGACAATGGAGCTGACAGATTTGCAGTGGCAACACTTAGTGAGGCTATACAATTAAGAGCAACTTTTTCTGATGTTGAAATTATGGTTCTTGGATATACTCCTGATTCTTTAGCTAAAGATATTATTCAAAATAATATAATTCAAACAGTTTATACCCTAGAGCAAGCAATAGAATTTTCAAAAGTTGCCGTTGAGTTAAATGAGAAACTAACTGTTCATATTAAAATAGATTCAGGAATGAATCGTTTAGGTATGCAAGATAATGAAAATACTATTTCTGAAATATTACAAATGAGTAAACTTGATGGATTATTTATTGAAGGTATATTTACTCACTTTGCTATGGCTGATGAATTAGATAAAGAATATACAATCAAACAAGTGGAAAAGTTTAATAAAATTGTTGATACTTTAAAAGAAAATGGACTAGATATTCCAATTAAACATGTATCAAATAGTGCTGCTATTATTGATTTACCACAATTTAACATGGATATGGTTCGTGCAGGAATTATGTTATATGGATTATATCCATCAAAAGATGTAAATCATAGTAATGTAGAATTAAAAGAAGTTATGTGTTTAAAAGCTAATATTTCACAAGTGAAAGATATTGAAGCGGGTTGTGGAGTTAGTTATGGTTTAAAACATAAATGTGAAAAAAAATCAAAAGTCGCTACTTTACCTATTGGTTATGCCGATGGTTTCACTCGTATGTTATCAGGAAAAGCAAATGCAATGTTAGGTAATAAAATAGTTCCTATTATTGGAAATATTTGTATGGATCAATGTCTTATTGATGTTACTAATCTTGATGTTAA contains the following coding sequences:
- a CDS encoding NAD(P)/FAD-dependent oxidoreductase; its protein translation is MKKDIVVVGGGCIGLMSAYCLQKSGRDVTVIEKGDITDGTSFGNAGLLSAFKKAPLSAPGAIFDTLKLMLKGESPASVHPTFDLHLFKWLLKFAASTTEARLKRTLALFERYGRISLDMYETMVKEDGMDFHFCKDGLLMIYTEQKTFDEKAAHCTNPEAYEILSKDRTKEYMPILNDKVIGSILLKENGHVDPGEFMLELKRYLEEKGVEFLLNEEVERLEFEGSKVSKIRTSKGVYEAETFVLSTGADDTLARQAKNRFLMTPAKGYSITFKMDDALKPKTSSLFADLFIAMTPRRDTVRMTSKLELGTTNPDVVKKQIDSIHKNLSLYTNDFVKEDMVEWSGFRPLTPNDIPIIGYDENYNNLVHATGLGWLGITFAPAIGKIVNDVITIDKKNNTNADILLFSSFYQG
- a CDS encoding alanine/glycine:cation symporter family protein; translated protein: MNKFRSMLFYMVMLCVPSISFAEEVVGIDQKIDQFFTTYFGWFASAIFYGAKVEDGVTFPLIVGWLFVAAIIFTFYFGFIQFRKFRLSLDIVTGKYSDPKDKVPGEVSHFRALTTALSGTVGLGNIAGVGVAIAIGGPGATFWMIVCGLFGMASKFTECTLGVKYRNENPDGTVSGGPMYYLSKAFKEKGHARIGKFLAVGFAIMTIFSTFGAGNMFQGNQANAMIVQTFGIAPGYGWVTGIILAILVASVIIGGMPSIGSVTSKLVPFMAALYIGMALIVLISHYDQIGGAIEQIFVGAFTGAGVAGGFIGALIQGLKRATFSNEAGVGTSAIAHAAVKTKEPVTEGLVSLLEPFIDTVIICTMTALVITISGMNTGELSGVNLTSAAFTETSFIFEYILAITVVMFAFSTMVSYSYYGLKAWTYLFGESKTNEIVYKTIFCLFVIVGTSISFGAVIDFSDAAMFAMSIFNIIGLYYLMPIVKEELNSFLARVDSGEIKKYK
- the alr gene encoding alanine racemase; protein product: MKLSRPVWAEINLDNLAHNMRETRRVVNDNTKITAVIKADGYGHGAVCIAQTLLDNGADRFAVATLSEAIQLRATFSDVEIMVLGYTPDSLAKDIIQNNIIQTVYTLEQAIEFSKVAVELNEKLTVHIKIDSGMNRLGMQDNENTISEILQMSKLDGLFIEGIFTHFAMADELDKEYTIKQVEKFNKIVDTLKENGLDIPIKHVSNSAAIIDLPQFNMDMVRAGIMLYGLYPSKDVNHSNVELKEVMCLKANISQVKDIEAGCGVSYGLKHKCEKKSKVATLPIGYADGFTRMLSGKANAMLGNKIVPIIGNICMDQCLIDVTNLDVKLGDEVVLFGGNNTNGISIDSVSELLNTINYEIVCMVDKRVPRVYIQNDKKITSKDYVLIISDKSTK